One region of Vairimorpha necatrix chromosome 10, complete sequence genomic DNA includes:
- a CDS encoding Rho-type GTPase-activating protein — protein sequence MKKKYYINTINDLEEDDISIYKTSYIRENQDLINKHLTSWEISILNQTILASIFAPLHTVERKSRLKFWRPTEFHFGKSILYVPVNYYVITDIIDTFDVDVDGLFHGKNLAGRVQSCINMLEYEISERTPLINVRDKITENFNIYDMTMAFKEILGNYENTIIPKNTLPIIMKISEIPEIENRLILYHYLYISLPKFNRYLLESAIYFIYRLHDHKINKMYQINMEGIATLMMPHLLLKKNEHLTLDEIYKLVKFTKELILNFKTICRQQY from the coding sequence ATGAAGAAAAAGTATTATATAAACACTATTAACGATTTAGAGGAGGATGATATttctatatataaaacaagtTACATTAGAGAAAACCAGGACcttataaataaacatttgaCTAGCTGGGaaatatcaattttaaatcaaaCAATTTTAGCAAGTATTTTTGCTCCTTTACACACAGTGGAAAGAAAATCtagattaaaattttggaGGCCGACAGAATTTCATTTTGGAAAAAGTATATTGTATGTACCCGTAAATTATTATGTTATAACTGACATCATTGATACATTTGATGTAGACGTGGATGGGTTATTTCACGGTAAAAACTTAGCAGGACGTGTTCAGAGTTGTATAAATATGTTAGAATATGAAATTTCAGAAAGAACACCTCTAATAAATGTAAGAGATAAAATTACCGAGaatttcaatatttacGATATGACTATGGCATTCAAAGAGATATTGGGGAATTATGAAAACACTATAATTCCAAAAAACACTTTACCaataataatgaaaatatctGAAATACCagaaatagaaaatagATTGATTCTTTATCattatttgtatatatCGTTACCTAAATTTAATAGGTATCTTTTAGAGTCTgcgatttattttatatatcgtTTACATGATCATAAGATAAACAAAATGTATCAAATTAATATGGAAGGAATTGCTACACTTATGATGCctcatttattattaaaaaagaatgaaCATTTAACATTAGatgaaatatataaacTTGTTAAATTTACTAAAGAATTGATACTAAactttaaaacaatttgtCGGcaacaatattaa
- a CDS encoding putative SP-containing protein produces MLIFASILSIESSLNNSNHVLKRVLDPGNIHSYINEMNVYDDYDDILRLPDYHNDTKRVEHNIVSLNNTYNNFVSCPKSYPFIQKKLHYSQINWQAIHEATDVVFSGLVSNFSVRTLIRMVAYMSNVNPFIDLRSFFEKFITKFLMKKRTSRKLRPIGHLCEYLAYHSYDLVFDLSFYSSFKDKKEIEGLELVVSKFVDLEMDFNCPWHIIQLYNESMYANPHINSTENNTAKLSVSIQDNVNNSKNDAPIYIETEETQDLFRALIPPTKDYLTDESRSKIKRNVDSLDNVKSETTKNKDVIHNDSAESNHNGNNEHYLKEIFGNNIF; encoded by the coding sequence ATGCTGATATTTGCAtctattttatcaattgAATCTTCATTAAACAACTCTAATCATGTACTTAAAAGGGTTTTAGATCCTGGAAATATACATTCTTACATAAATGAAATGAATGTGTATGATGATTATGATGATATATTGAGACTTCCCGATTATCACAATGATACGAAACGTGTCGAACATAATATAGtttcattaaataataCCTATAACAATTTCGTTAGTTGTCCAAAAAGCTATCCGTTTATTCAGAAGAAACTTCATTATTCACAGATTAATTGGCAAGCCATCCACGAGGCAACTGATGTTGTATTCTCTGGGTTAGTAAGTAATTTTAGTGTAAGAACATTAATCCGTATGGTAGCTTATATGTCGAATGTAAATCCTTTTATTGATCTAAGATccttttttgaaaaatttataacaaaatttttaatgaaaaaaagaacATCACGAAAATTGAGACCAATAGGCCATCTTTGTGAGTATCTAGCTTATCATAGCTATGATCTAGTTTTCgatttaagtttttattcgtcttttaaagataaaaaggAAATAGAAGGCCTTGAACTTGTAGTTTCAAAATTTGTTGATCTTGAAATGGATTTTAATTGTCCTTGGCATATAATACAACTATACAATGAAAGTATGTATGCAAATCCTCATATTAATTCAACCGAAAATAATACTGCAAAATTATCTGTATCAATACAGGATAACGTCaataattcaaaaaatgatgCGCCAATTTATATCGAAACCGAAGAAACCCAAGATTTATTTCGCGCTCTTATACCTCCGACAAAAGATTATTTAACAGATGAGTCTCGGAGCAagattaaaagaaatgttGATTCTCTAGATAATGTTAAATCGGAAACAaccaaaaataaagatgTGATACACAATGATTCGGCTGAGTCAAACCATAATGGAAATAATGAGCATTATCTTAAAGAGATTTTTGggaataatattttttga
- a CDS encoding putative SP-containing protein, whose product MLICISILSIAASKNNSNFVIQKILDPENIPSYRNKINVYDDDFIVRILNNPNITKFDAHNLVLLNKIDTSKFNCSDSYQFKQKKLHYSEVNWQAIFNASDVVFYALIMHKDVSKLIRIGLYMSSANPLYDLRFLFKKLITKFLSKKNISRKLKPIGHLFAYLAYHSYDLVFDLSFYSSFKDLNEIEDLKLVVSKFVDLKIDYDCPWRIIQLYNENMFANSHINSTEYTTAESHVLIQEKAITVNKYTPINTKTVETQDLIQDVDLPALDYSTEESEGDIKKDKATESTKLETKKIKVVLHSKSTVPKNNEKNEYYLKKFFENNTL is encoded by the coding sequence ATGTTAATTTGTATCtctattttatcaattgCAGCTTCAAAAAACAACTCTAATTTtgtaatacaaaaaattttagatccCGAGAATATACCTTCTTacagaaataaaataaatgtgtACGATGATGATTTTATAGTTAGAATACTAAATAATCctaatattacaaaatttgATGCTCAtaatttagttttattaaataaaatcgaTACCAgcaaatttaattgttCGGATAGCTATCAATTTAAACAGAAAAAACTTCATTATTCCGAAGTTAATTGGCAAGCCATTTTTAATGCATCTGATGTTGTATTCTATGCTCTTATAATGCATAAAGATGTAAGTAAATTAATACGTATAGGATTATATATGTCGAGTGCAAATCCCTTGTATGATTTAAGATTtctctttaaaaaattaataacaaaattcttatcgaaaaaaaatatatcacgAAAGCTGAAACCAATTGGTCATCTTTTTGCATATTTAGCTTATCATAGCTATGATTTAGTTTTCGATTTGAGTTTTTACTCTTCttttaaagatttaaatgAAATAGAAGATCTTAAACTTGTAGTTTCGAAATTCGTTGATCTTAAAATAGATTATGATTGTCCGTGGCGAATTATACaattatataatgaaaatatgtTTGCAAATTCTCATATTAATTCAACAGAATATACTACTGCAGAATCACACGTACTAATACAAGAAAAGGCAATAACTGTGAACAAGTATACTCCAATTAACACGAAAACTGTTGAAACACAAGATTTGATTCAAGATGTGGATCTTCCGGCGTTAGATTATTCAACAGAAGAGTCAGAAGgtgatattaaaaaagataaagcTACAGAGAGTACTAAATTggaaacaaaaaaaatcaaagttGTATTACATTCTAAATCGACTGTGCCAAAGAATAATGAAAAGAATGAATATTATCTTAAAAAGTTCtttgaaaataatacactatga
- a CDS encoding putative SP-containing protein encodes MIVNIKKITFVVVLLIFGLITWYSINPAKSSAKSSLQSKKNSSLDIEDMFTVYKKVNKNNPEEHLSRLLFSNFIKALYYVSKLDIKSHIILFCLVDNANLYDKNKKVSVKLYITSDVEKALKKNEEFVEEFFSQHDNAINYLADEHFLPKMDQRNGKLVITFSQDVFDFYKNHCIEMISDLLHDSKYSDKFITKDLKEEISKKKWDLNNKKYSLIDVALSHWYCYIKSTKNLKVFNK; translated from the coding sequence ATGATTGTAAACATAAAGAAGATTACTTTTGTAGTTGTGTTACTAATTTTTGGGCTGATTACTTGGTATTCTATAAATCCAGCTAAATCTTCAGCAAAATCATCTCtacaatcaaaaaaaaacagttCATTAGATATTGAAGATATGTTTACTGTCTACAAGAAAGTGAATAAAAACAACCCGGAAGAACATCTTAGTCGTTTgcttttttctaattttataaaagctTTGTATTATGTTAGTAAATTAGACATAAAGTCACACattatattgttttgtTTGGTTGACAATGCGAATCTATAcgataaaaacaaaaaagtaagcgttaaattatatatcaCATCCGATGTAGAAAAAGCTTTGAAGAAGAACGAGGAATTCGTTGAAGAGTTTTTCTCTCAACATGATAATGCTATTAATTACCTAGCAGATGAGCATTTTCTTCCAAAAATGGATCAAAGGAATGGCAAACTGGTAATTACATTTAGTCAAGACGTGTTtgatttctataaaaatcattgtATTGAAATGATTAGCGATCTATTACATGATTCTAAATATTCCGATAAGTTTATTactaaagatttaaaagaagaaataagtAAGAAAAAGTGGGATTtaaacaacaaaaaatattcattaaTTGATGTTGCATTATCTCATTGGTATTGCTACATCAAATCTacaaaaaacttaaagGTATTTAATAAGTAG